The following are from one region of the Chloracidobacterium sp. genome:
- a CDS encoding gamma-glutamyl-gamma-aminobutyrate hydrolase family protein, with protein MRSRPRIGITTRLELETRRFYLGRDYSEAIFAAGGLPVHLPLIDRSEYISEVFSELDGLLLPGSDTDPDPVRYGEDPHPRLKKVIPEKDQTDLLALEAAELSGIPVLGICFGMQILNVARGGSLVQDIGSQIDGSLKHDQGLPLERNSHRIRISESGLLRTIAGADRTEVPFSVNSHHHQSVRNVGRELRPVAWASDGVIEAIEDVRDGRFVLGVQWHPELSWKTDPLSAAIFSEFVKRCSTDQQ; from the coding sequence ATGAGATCGAGACCGAGGATCGGTATAACGACGCGGCTTGAGTTGGAAACGCGTCGATTCTACCTCGGACGCGACTACAGCGAAGCGATCTTTGCGGCTGGCGGCTTGCCTGTTCATTTGCCGCTGATTGATCGCAGCGAGTATATTTCCGAAGTGTTTTCGGAGCTCGATGGGCTTTTGCTGCCTGGGAGCGACACTGATCCGGACCCCGTCCGATATGGCGAAGATCCGCACCCTCGGCTGAAAAAGGTCATTCCTGAGAAGGATCAGACCGATCTGCTCGCACTTGAGGCTGCCGAATTGTCGGGAATTCCCGTTCTCGGCATTTGTTTCGGGATGCAGATCCTGAATGTCGCACGCGGCGGAAGTTTGGTCCAGGACATCGGTTCGCAGATCGACGGCTCGCTCAAGCACGACCAGGGCTTGCCGCTTGAACGAAATTCGCATCGGATACGTATATCCGAAAGCGGCTTACTGCGGACAATTGCCGGAGCGGACCGGACGGAGGTACCGTTCAGCGTCAATTCACACCATCATCAATCGGTGCGAAACGTCGGCAGAGAACTTCGGCCTGTCGCATGGGCCAGTGATGGCGTGATCGAGGCGATCGAAGATGTAAGGGATGGCCGCTTTGTTCTCGGGGTTCAATGGCATCCGGAGTTATCGTGGAAAACCGATCCGCTTTCCGCCGCGAT
- the hslV gene encoding ATP-dependent protease subunit HslV: protein MSVHAHKRLIRSTTVLYVHRDGASAMAGDGQVTLGETVLKGNARKIRRLLDGSVVAGFAGSTADAFSLLSRFETKLEQYQGQLERAAIELSKDWRTDKYLRNLEALLIVADKKNAFLISGKGDVIASDEGLLAVGSGGMYAIAAARALMNHTELSAREIAEEAMKIAGDICIYTNKDIVVEEI, encoded by the coding sequence ATGTCGGTTCACGCTCACAAAAGGCTTATCAGGTCGACGACCGTGCTTTACGTTCACCGCGACGGAGCATCGGCGATGGCCGGCGACGGTCAGGTAACGCTTGGCGAAACGGTCCTTAAAGGCAACGCCAGGAAGATCAGACGTTTGCTTGATGGTTCGGTGGTCGCGGGTTTTGCCGGATCGACGGCCGACGCATTCTCCCTTCTTAGCCGATTCGAGACAAAACTCGAACAATACCAGGGACAGCTCGAGCGAGCCGCCATCGAACTCAGCAAAGATTGGCGAACTGATAAATACCTTCGCAACCTCGAGGCGTTGCTGATAGTCGCCGACAAAAAGAATGCGTTCCTTATCTCGGGCAAAGGCGACGTGATAGCGTCTGACGAGGGCCTGCTCGCGGTCGGCTCGGGCGGGATGTACGCGATCGCCGCGGCCCGGGCGTTGATGAATCACACCGAACTCTCGGCCCGGGAGATCGCCGAAGAAGCGATGAAGATCGCAGGGGATATCTGTATTTACACGAACAAGGACATCGTGGTCGAGGAAATTTAA